In Aedes albopictus strain Foshan chromosome 3, AalbF5, whole genome shotgun sequence, the following are encoded in one genomic region:
- the LOC134290109 gene encoding uncharacterized protein K02A2.6-like — protein MINIRNGSDRPLKAYASDKEILVSATFEAPLFISNDRPILLEKFYVVDDRRALLGKSTAIRYCVLMLGLEVPVLNPVYRGEMEEILSIRCEDTFPKFNIPPVKLIYDREKPPCRNIFMNIPQALKPIVEQRLLNLVSSGIIEPVSDQMSTDFCSSMLVVPKGKDDIRLVIDLRGPNRYIVRTPFSMPTVESIVAELNGANWFSTIDLQSAFFHIELDEESRHLTNFYTEFGMFRCVRLPFGLCNAPDIFQEVVQRKILGSCEGVINYLDDVLVFGRTKEEHDANLAKVLACLKEHNVKLNQDKCVFGAQVVKFVGFRLTPEGWQVEDDKIQAIKNFRMPQNCSEVKSFLGLVTFTDRFIKNRADKTVKLRALATADSFYWTDAEEEEFNYLRNSALKEIKTLGYYSMTDKTELYVDASPVGLGAVLIQWNDAGKPRVIACASKSLTVTERKYPQTQKEALAVVWGAERFSFYLLGRTFVIRTDSEANEFIFNSQHRLGKRAVSRAEAWALRLQPFDFSIERVAGDLNVADALSRLIGESQEAIPFEEEDSGNLLYALEAGKLEITWDDIEVSSENDDEIQNVREAVTSGCWPEYLRKFEAQRKNLYVLGCTVFKNDRVVLPEPLRQKAMLSAHGGHLGEVNMKRVMREFFWWPGMAKDVEKFVKSCETCIVLARKGPTQPLSSREMPENPWEVIQIDFLSVPGFGTGEFLVIVDTYSRYLSVVEMKQMDADHTNAALCDVFQRWGLPRVLQSDNGPPFQSSSFVSFWEGKGVKVRKAIPLSPQTNGTVERQNPGITKAMSAARLEGKNWRWALNQYVHNRNTLVPHTRLGATPFEMLVGWKFRGTFPSLWGHREQALDRIDIKERDAEAKLISKKHADAKRGAKLSDVDVGDVVLVLQQKKSKTDPTYSSEPFTVIAKDGSKLIVLSKGGVQYTRHIQDVKKAPTQYNKMDCLVPSDTLAIPESMHSGAQDGLLELPPSSSEPGSLHNQDNNSRVLRMRDTIKPPARFDNKYVYHIYQ, from the coding sequence ATACCGCCCGTCAAGCTGATTTACGATAGGGAGAAACCACCGTGCAGGaacatattcatgaacatcccCCAAGCGTTGAAGCCAATTGTGGAGCAACGTTTGCTAAACCTTGTTAGCTCAGGAATCATCGAACCGGTGTCTGACCAAATGTCTACCGACTTCTGTTCATCGATGCTGGTCGTGCCTAAGGGCAAGGACGACATCCGCTTGGTAATTGACTTGCGTGGTCCCAACCGGTACATTGTGAGGACGCCATTTTCAATGCCAACAGTCGAAAGTATCGTCGCGGAACTAAATGGGGCCAACTGGTTCTCCACCATCGACCTGCAAAGTGCCTTTTTCCACATCGAGCTCGATGAAGAATCTCGACACCTTACAAACTTTTACACCGAGTTCGGGATGTTTCGGTGCGTACGGCTGCCATTCGGTCTCTGCAACGCTCCCGACATCTTTCAGGAGGTTGTACAAAGAAAGATTCTTGGCAGCTGCGAGGGCGTCATTAATTATTTAGATGATGTTCTGGTATTTGGTAGAACCAAGGAAGAGCACGATGCCAACTTGGCCAAAGTGTTGGCTTGCCTGAAGGAACATAATGTGAAGCTTAACCAAGACAAGTGCGTCTTTGGGGCACAGGTCGTGAAGTTCGTCGGGTTCAGACTGACTCCCGAAGGCTGGCAAGTCGAAGATGACAAAATTCAAGCTATTAAGAACTTCCGAATGCCGCAAAACTGTTCCGAAGTGAAGAGCTTTCTCGGGTTAGTTACTTTCACAGATCGATTCATCAAAAACCGCGCGGACAAGACCGTTAAATTGCGTGCTTTGGCCACTGCTGATAGCTTTTATTGGACGGATGCAGAAGAAGAGGAGTTCAATTACCTTCGGAATTCAGCGCTGAAGGAAATAAAAACGTTGGGTTACTACAGCATGACCGACAAGACCGAATTATACGTCGATGCATCGCCTGTTGGCCTGGGGGCTGTGCTCATACAGTGGAACGATGCCGGAAAACCCCGGGTCATAGCATGTGCGTCGAAATCATTAACAGTAACAGAGCGCAAATACCCACAGACCCAGAAGGAAGCTCTGGCGGTTGTTTGGGGAGCAGAACGTTTTTCATTCTACTTGTTGGGGCGAACCTTCGTCATCCGAACGGATTCAGAGGCGAACGAATTTATCTTCAACAGCCAGCATAGATTGGGGAAACGTGCAGTATCTAGAGCTGAAGCTTGGGCCCTGCGTTTACAGCCATTCGATTTCTCCATTGAACGAGTAGCTGGTGATTTGAACGTAGCCGACGCATTGTCACGACTCATTGGCGAATCTCAAGAGGCCATCCCATTTGAAGAAGAAGATTCCGGGAATCTGTTGTATGCACTTGAAGCTGGAAAACTGGAAATAACTTGGGACGATATAGAAGTCTCCTCCGAAAACGACGACGAAATTCAGAACGTTCGCGAAGCGGTTACATCAGGATGTTGGCCAGAATATTTGCGTAAATTCGAAGCTCAAAGGAAGAACTTATACGTTCTTGGCTGTACCGTTTTCAAGAACGACAGAGTCGTGTTACCTGAACCGTTGAGGCAAAAGGCAATGTTGTCAGCACATGGTGGACATCTAGGTGAGGTTAATATGAAGCGCGTCATGAGGGAGTTTTTCTGGTGGCCGGGTATGGCGAAAGATGTAGAGAAATTCGTCAAGAGTTGCGAAACCTGCATAGTGCTAGCAAGGAAAGGACCAACTCAGCCTTTGTCGTCCAGAGAAATGCCGGAGAATCCCTGGGAAGTAATCCAGATCGACTTCCTTTCCGTGCCGGGTTTCGGAACCGGGGAATTTTTAGTGATCGTGGATACTTATTCAAGGTACCTATCGGTCGTGGAAATGAAGCAGATGGACGCGGATCACACAAATGCAGCACTATGTGATGTTTTCCAGCGATGGGGCCTACCCCGAGTACTCCAGAGCGATAACGGACCTCCCTTTCAAAGCTCGTCCTTTGTCTCTTTCTGGGAAGGAAAAGGCGTTAAGGTTCGTAAGGCGATTCCGCTTAGTCCTCAAACGAACGGAACCGTCGAGAGGCAGAACCCCGGGATCACCAAAGCGATGTCAGCAGCAAGGTTGGAAGGGAAGAATTGGAGGTGGGCGTTGAACCAATACGTTCATAATCGCAACACGCTAGTGCCTCATACCCGGCTGGGAGCAACTCCTTTCGAAATGCTCGTAGGTTGGAAGTTCCGAGGCACCTTCCCCAGTCTTTGGGGACACAGAGAGCAAGCGCTAGATCGTATCGACATTAAGGAACGGGACGCAGAAGCGAAGTTGATCAGCAAAAAGCACGCAGATGCCAAACGGGGGGCAAAACTTTCGGATGTGGACGTAGGAGACGTggtacttgttctacaacaaaagaaATCAAAAACTGACCCCACCTATTCGTCAGAACCATTCACGGTTATTGCCAAGGACGGTTCGAAATTGATTGTGTTGAGCAAAGGAGGCGTGCAATACACCCGGCATAtccaagatgtcaaaaaagcacCTACACAGTACAACAAAATGGATTGCCTTGTACCAAGCGATACTTTGGCAATACCTGAGTCTATGCATTCGGGAGCACAAGACGGATTGTTGGAGCTTCCACCTTCTAGTAGTGAACCTGGCTCACTACATAACCAAGACAATAATTCGAGGGTCTTGAGGATGCGAGATACCATCAAACCCCCGGCGCGgtttgataataaatatgtataCCACATTTATCAATAG